A region from the Afifella aestuarii genome encodes:
- a CDS encoding type II toxin-antitoxin system VapC family toxin has translation MIVIDTSVLAAIYLREPDGRGFFECIARSTQRILPATCVVEFLLLRRYGGDRRAWLDRLIRTQDIRVEAFTAAMAAVAAEAAEKYGRGSGHPAELNFGDCLSYAIAKHLGAPLLYKGGDFSHTDIESAFP, from the coding sequence GTGATCGTCATCGACACGTCGGTTCTGGCCGCAATCTATCTGCGCGAACCCGATGGTCGCGGCTTCTTTGAGTGTATCGCACGAAGCACTCAACGGATTCTCCCGGCGACATGCGTTGTGGAATTTCTTCTGCTGCGCCGGTATGGCGGCGACCGACGAGCCTGGCTCGACAGGCTCATCCGGACGCAGGACATCCGCGTCGAGGCCTTTACGGCTGCCATGGCGGCGGTTGCGGCCGAGGCCGCGGAAAAGTATGGCCGCGGCTCCGGCCATCCCGCAGAACTCAACTTTGGTGACTGCCTCTCCTACGCCATCGCCAAACATCTTGGCGCACCCCTTCTCTATAAGGGGGGCGACTTTTCGCACACCGATATCGAAAGCGCGTTTCCATGA